The Toxorhynchites rutilus septentrionalis strain SRP chromosome 1, ASM2978413v1, whole genome shotgun sequence genome contains the following window.
gatcgcttactaagcgcacgcgcaaccaatgtggctacgaagacccccgaaaCATCGAGCTCGGGGCCCTAATTATGGCTCCACATTGAaagtcaccaccagacgtcgacactgtataactgtcatcgcgaatgtccaattacaggtcaaaatcgttTCCAATgcgagtggtgcctcggcatgtcgaattaaatgtaaattactgtacatcaatttttgaagtctgtgttgaaaAAGTACAAAGCAAACCAATTTTAATAGAACTATTTTTGCAGCTAAAAGCATATTATATGAAATGTACATTGAAGTACAAGAAAAAATCATTAATTGAAATGTATTTTTGCTacagagattataaataaaacatttcaccCTGACGAAATATTTCTCGAGAAGAAACTTTTCAAGAGCATATTTGCATACCTTTAATGTTACTGTAGGCCTTCGATCTgatatattttcattcattgtttCTGATTTTATACCTTTGGTTGTATAATCCAAATTCTTAGatcgggaggcgatctggcgtagaggtaacatccatacctcttacgcctcgccacgagttcaattctcactcccgacattcttccaaaaaaaaaagtaaaaatgacgaaccatctaaaatgtgttgaaagtcactataatagagaaaaaataattttagattCAAATGTCTCTGGATTTTGTACAAAATACTTTGAAGAATCGGTAATGTTGAGAGTTTTTTTCTAATCCGTTGATTCACTTCCATTTATCGTGTACCCACGATGTACCCACAAGTTCTCACAAGCACCCACCCTACTTTAGCAAACAACTCGACACGATTGACATTTTCAGGTTCTGCTGTTTCTTCAAGTTGGATGTTTCGTTAGgaagtttaaaaaaaagggATTCTCTAGTAATTAATTGAAATGGTAAGGAATCTACAGCTAGATAACAATGCACGTTTGTATGGTCATTTGAGTACGACGAAATGATAACATTTCAAATGACTATAGTTCCAGTGATGACGTCACCGATAAGTGCTTCGTAGATTTGTACCATTATCCATTCATTTATTTTCCTTCCCTCAAAGATGCAATTTATGCTGTTATTTAGCCGACAAGGCAAACTGCGTCTACAGAAATGGTACGTAGCTCACCCGGATAAGGTTAAGAAGAAGATTACACGGGAACTCATCACGACGATTCTTTCGCGGAAGCCCAAAATGTGTTCATTCCTGGAGTGGAAAGACTGCAAAATTGTATACAAAAGGTATAAGACGCAGGAAGCTTTGCGAGGAGGGCCGAATGATGGAATATTCGCTATAtgcattatttttgttttagataTGCTAGTTTATACTTCTGCTGTGCAATTGAGCAAAACGATAACGAGTTGTTAACCCTGGAGATCATTCACAGATACGTGGAATTGCTGGATAAGTATTTCGGAAGTGTATGTACATTGTCTTGGCTGTCTGCTTTAGCGTATGAAACATCTTATTTTTGTTACCTAAAGGTGTGTGAGTTGGACATTATCTTCAACTTTGAGAAGGCGTACTTCATACTGGACGAGCTGCTGGTGGGTGGCGAAATCCAGGAAACGTCCAAAAAGAACGTGCTGAAAGCCATCGCTGCTCAGGATGTCCTCCAAGAGGTCAGTACACCCGATGATACTTACGATATTTGACTTTCCTAAATCAAATCAACATTTATAAGCCTTGCCACACTCCTCTCTGATAATGAGATACGCAtcaaacacatacatacactAAATACACTAAACAGCATCATTTCCGTTTCCAAATGCTCGTGTATGCTCGCGTTTGTTTTTATGCTCGTTTACTTCCGCTAGGATCCTACCCGTAGTTTGGccaaaacaaaaaagtgttacttgTAAAACATAGCTTAACGCctatccaaaaacaaaaaaaaaacaagacgaatgtttatttattttttgttctgttATGTTTGAGTTTGTTGAACATTTGCTCTTTTTTATGtttgtgttcgttttttttgttttgtaatatTGTCTGAAACCATCAACATTTCATGATATACTTTTCAGTTAGCTTTCGTTTTTCAAGCTGTAATCCTTTTCGTAGAACAGGGTTAAAGATTTAATGATTGATAGTGCTATGAaagtattgtttttttaattattcagaCAACAAAGAAATAGCATGAATACATATATAGAGGCAACTTATTTTTAGTATTAGACAGTAAGCTAttatatatgaataaaatgacCGCATTAACAGACACGCCGAGCACCGAGAAATATTTTCGCCCGTCaaaactagattttttttcctatatACCTCGATTTCACGGTACAGTTTTTGGCCACATCGGTAGTTTCGAATCTTGACTCCTATTGCAGTAGTTTATAGTTATTTCGTAGAAATTTTGCTGCATTCAT
Protein-coding sequences here:
- the LOC129765555 gene encoding AP-1 complex subunit sigma-2 isoform X3, with the protein product MMQFMLLFSRQGKLRLQKWYVAHPDKVKKKITRELITTILSRKPKMCSFLEWKDCKIVYKRYASLYFCCAIEQNDNELLTLEIIHRYVELLDKYFGSVCELDIIFNFEKAYFILDELLVGGEIQETSKKNVLKAIAAQDVLQEDETPQGFFEDHGLG
- the LOC129765555 gene encoding AP-1 complex subunit sigma-2 isoform X4, with the translated sequence MMQFMLLFSRQGKLRLQKWYVAHPDKVKKKITRELITTILSRKPKMCSFLEWKDCKIVYKRYASLYFCCAIEQNDNELLTLEIIHRYVELLDKYFGSVCELDIIFNFEKAYFILDELLVGGEIQETSKKNVLKAIAAQDVLQEEETVDGALREIGLL
- the LOC129765555 gene encoding AP-1 complex subunit sigma-2 isoform X1 — encoded protein: MMQFMLLFSRQGKLRLQKWYVAHPDKVKKKITRELITTILSRKPKMCSFLEWKDCKIVYKRYASLYFCCAIEQNDNELLTLEIIHRYVELLDKYFGSVCELDIIFNFEKAYFILDELLVGGEIQETSKKNVLKAIAAQDVLQEANFDAGMKAAPLKVSTIDDIDALAFY
- the LOC129765555 gene encoding AP-1 complex subunit sigma-2 isoform X5; this encodes MMQFMLLFSRQGKLRLQKWYVAHPDKVKKKITRELITTILSRKPKMCSFLEWKDCKIVYKRYASLYFCCAIEQNDNELLTLEIIHRYVELLDKYFGSVCELDIIFNFEKAYFILDELLVGGEIQETSKKNVLKAIAAQDVLQEVLDDDDYFWIY
- the LOC129765555 gene encoding AP-1 complex subunit sigma-2 isoform X7; protein product: MMQFMLLFSRQGKLRLQKWYVAHPDKVKKKITRELITTILSRKPKMCSFLEWKDCKIVYKRYASLYFCCAIEQNDNELLTLEIIHRYVELLDKYFGSVCELDIIFNFEKAYFILDELLVGGEIQETSKKNVLKAIAAQDVLQEQKELDS
- the LOC129765555 gene encoding AP-1 complex subunit sigma-2 isoform X8; translation: MMQFMLLFSRQGKLRLQKWYVAHPDKVKKKITRELITTILSRKPKMCSFLEWKDCKIVYKRYASLYFCCAIEQNDNELLTLEIIHRYVELLDKYFGSVCELDIIFNFEKAYFILDELLVGGEIQETSKKNVLKAIAAQDVLQEKELDS
- the LOC129765555 gene encoding AP-1 complex subunit sigma-2 isoform X6 yields the protein MMQFMLLFSRQGKLRLQKWYVAHPDKVKKKITRELITTILSRKPKMCSFLEWKDCKIVYKRYASLYFCCAIEQNDNELLTLEIIHRYVELLDKYFGSVCELDIIFNFEKAYFILDELLVGGEIQETSKKNVLKAIAAQDVLQEDLNENLNR
- the LOC129765555 gene encoding AP-1 complex subunit sigma-2 isoform X2 — its product is MMQFMLLFSRQGKLRLQKWYVAHPDKVKKKITRELITTILSRKPKMCSFLEWKDCKIVYKRYASLYFCCAIEQNDNELLTLEIIHRYVELLDKYFGSVCELDIIFNFEKAYFILDELLVGGEIQETSKKNVLKAIAAQDVLQETQLVSIRLIRCTWTSALDLMKRL